The region TCGTAGGTGACGCGGCCGAGCAGCAGCGCGTCGGTGGCGGCCATCTGCGCGCCGACCGTGCGGGCCATGTCGTCGTCGAAGTACGGCCCGTGCCACTCGTTGGGCGCCTCCATGACGCCGTCCGCGGTCAGGAACTCGCTGACGATCAGTTTCCTCATGGCGACGGCTCCTCTTTGTCCACGGTCTGTGCGGTGTGCCCGGCCGGCAGGTCGGGGCGGGTGTGCTCCGCCGCTGCCGCGGCGGGCTTCACCGAGGGGTGCAGGGCCACGACGATCCGGTGCGGCCGTCCGCCGGGCGCGTCCTCGTCGTGGTATTTGGTGATCAGCGCGCTGACGCCGCGGGTCAGTTCCTCCACGAAGGCGGCCCGTTGGGCAGCGGAGGCGAAGCGCACCTCGCCGTCCAGCGCATAGGTGGCGATCCGCTGTCCTGCCCGGTCGGTGCCGGTGATCAGCGAGCCGATGTCCCTGACCAGCCGCGCGGCGACCGCCAGCAGCCAGCGCGCGGACAACTGGTCCCGGAAGCGCGCCGGGTCGGGCTGCACGGCGGCCAGCGCCAGCGGCGAGATGACGTACGACGACGCGGTCGCCCGCATCATCCGCTCGGTGACGTTCCCTTTCCTGCGCTCGCCCGCCAGCTCGACCAGGCCGTGCTTCTCCAGCGCCTTGAGGTGGTAGTTCACCTTCTGCCGCGGCAGGCCCACCCGCCCGGCCAGCATCGTCGCCGAGGCGGGTCCCGCGGACAGCTCCGCGAGCAGCCGGGCCCGTATCGGATCCAGGGATACGGCAGCCGCCTCGGCGTCCTCGATCAC is a window of Streptomyces sp. NBC_01477 DNA encoding:
- a CDS encoding ArsR/SmtB family transcription factor, with protein sequence MLDVSVIEDAEAAAVSLDPIRARLLAELSAGPASATMLAGRVGLPRQKVNYHLKALEKHGLVELAGERRKGNVTERMMRATASSYVISPLALAAVQPDPARFRDQLSARWLLAVAARLVRDIGSLITGTDRAGQRIATYALDGEVRFASAAQRAAFVEELTRGVSALITKYHDEDAPGGRPHRIVVALHPSVKPAAAAAEHTRPDLPAGHTAQTVDKEEPSP